In Sporichthya polymorpha DSM 43042, a genomic segment contains:
- a CDS encoding antibiotic biosynthesis monooxygenase family protein has product MFIALIRFPEVPVDRDADFQAWFAWSNRELAGADGLRSRRLLRTAAGQYAGLVEHESSASFAAMHAAPVVTQIQARLHEIVPVPPQATEFEVLSEPDTGGCCGDAGTDHHHGSFETGEAAAAGCSCCHAS; this is encoded by the coding sequence ATGTTCATCGCTCTCATCCGATTTCCAGAGGTACCCGTCGACCGTGACGCGGACTTTCAGGCCTGGTTCGCCTGGTCGAACCGGGAGTTGGCCGGCGCCGACGGACTGCGCAGTCGGCGGCTCTTGCGCACCGCCGCGGGCCAGTACGCCGGATTGGTCGAGCACGAGTCCTCGGCCAGTTTCGCCGCCATGCACGCGGCACCGGTCGTGACCCAGATCCAGGCTCGGCTGCACGAAATCGTGCCGGTCCCGCCCCAGGCCACGGAATTCGAGGTCCTCTCCGAACCGGACACCGGCGGTTGCTGCGGCGACGCGGGAACAGATCACCACCACGGGTCCTTCGAGACAGGCGAAGCCGCGGCCGCGGGATGCAGTTGCTGTCACGCAAGTTGA
- a CDS encoding multicopper oxidase domain-containing protein has product MPQPPRGHDRRKGNHVNAVSRRTVLLGLGSVGVLTAGGLGVLKATSDSSSGGLVAADGEDVRRAEKDRRPAGQRVVTADLRVQPARVSLGGLVVPTWVYGDSVPGPVIRANAGDLLQVKVDNRLETETSVHWHGIALRNDMDGVPGITQSPIKAGSAFTYEFTAPDPGTYFYHPHTGVQLDRGLYGALIVEDPAEPGAYDLEWIVVLDDWIDGTGTTPDDVLKELQAPNGSPNAGDMGGMDMGDDSAGMDGMDSGSMGGMGGMGSSGETMQSDLLGGAGDIAYPHYLVNGRTPDAPAILTGKAGQKARLRVINAASDTAFRLALGGHRLSVTHSDGFAVDPQATDAVLVGMGERYDVVVTLAEGVFPLVASAEGKKGQGLAVVRTGGGGLPPAEVQVPELSRQVVLSSDLVAAEAVRLPAKAPDRRVEVTLGGTMAPYRWTINGETFPDAKPLEISEGERVRLRFQNRTMMFHPMHLHGHTYGQVRGGARKDTSIVRPMQSVEVDFDATNPGQWAIHCHNIYHAESGMMTTVSYRS; this is encoded by the coding sequence ATGCCCCAGCCACCGCGCGGGCATGATCGAAGGAAAGGGAATCACGTGAACGCAGTCAGCCGGCGGACGGTTCTTCTGGGGTTGGGCAGCGTGGGAGTACTCACCGCCGGCGGGCTCGGGGTGCTGAAGGCGACCAGCGACTCGTCGTCCGGGGGCCTGGTGGCCGCCGACGGGGAGGACGTGCGTCGTGCGGAGAAGGACCGCCGCCCGGCCGGGCAGCGGGTGGTCACCGCGGATCTGCGGGTCCAGCCGGCCAGGGTTTCCCTTGGGGGCCTGGTGGTTCCCACCTGGGTGTACGGGGACTCCGTTCCCGGACCGGTGATCCGGGCCAACGCCGGCGACCTGCTTCAGGTGAAGGTGGACAACAGACTCGAGACCGAGACCAGCGTCCACTGGCACGGAATCGCGCTGCGAAACGACATGGACGGCGTGCCCGGGATCACCCAGAGCCCGATCAAGGCCGGGTCCGCGTTCACCTACGAGTTCACCGCACCCGACCCGGGCACGTACTTCTACCACCCGCACACCGGCGTGCAGCTCGACCGCGGCCTGTACGGGGCGCTCATCGTGGAGGACCCGGCCGAGCCCGGCGCCTATGACCTGGAATGGATCGTCGTGCTCGACGACTGGATCGACGGCACCGGCACAACCCCCGACGACGTACTGAAAGAACTGCAAGCCCCCAACGGGTCCCCGAACGCCGGCGACATGGGCGGCATGGACATGGGTGACGACTCGGCTGGCATGGACGGGATGGACAGCGGCTCGATGGGCGGCATGGGCGGCATGGGGAGCAGTGGCGAGACCATGCAGTCCGATCTGCTCGGAGGGGCCGGGGACATCGCCTACCCGCACTACCTGGTCAATGGCCGCACGCCCGACGCGCCTGCCATCCTGACCGGCAAGGCCGGGCAGAAGGCCCGCCTCCGGGTCATCAACGCTGCCTCGGACACCGCGTTCCGACTTGCCCTCGGCGGTCACAGACTGAGCGTCACCCACAGTGATGGCTTTGCGGTGGACCCCCAAGCGACCGACGCCGTGCTGGTCGGCATGGGCGAACGGTACGACGTGGTCGTGACCCTGGCCGAGGGGGTCTTTCCGCTGGTGGCCTCGGCCGAGGGCAAGAAGGGTCAGGGCCTCGCGGTCGTGCGCACCGGGGGCGGCGGCCTGCCGCCGGCGGAGGTCCAAGTACCGGAGCTGAGCCGGCAGGTCGTCCTGAGCAGCGATCTGGTCGCCGCCGAGGCGGTTCGGCTGCCCGCCAAGGCGCCCGACCGGCGCGTCGAGGTCACCCTCGGCGGCACCATGGCACCGTACCGGTGGACCATCAATGGCGAGACCTTCCCCGACGCGAAGCCTCTCGAGATCTCCGAGGGGGAGCGAGTGCGGTTGCGATTCCAGAACCGCACCATGATGTTCCACCCGATGCACCTGCACGGCCACACCTACGGCCAGGTGCGCGGCGGCGCTCGCAAGGACACCTCGATCGTGCGACCGATGCAGAGCGTGGAGGTCGACTTCGACGCCACGAACCCCGGTCAATGGGCGATCCACTGCCACAACATCTACCACGCCGAGTCCGGGATGATGACCACCGTCTCCTACCGCAGTTGA
- a CDS encoding DUF2933 domain-containing protein: MALTIGAVVAVWAGLPPALLLVLLVCPLMMFAMHGMHGMHGGHAGTRGEGHGRDHADDGARRQN, from the coding sequence GTGGCGCTCACAATCGGGGCTGTGGTGGCCGTGTGGGCGGGTCTGCCCCCGGCGTTACTCCTCGTGCTGCTGGTGTGCCCGCTGATGATGTTCGCCATGCACGGCATGCACGGCATGCACGGCGGTCACGCGGGGACGCGCGGTGAAGGCCATGGCCGCGACCACGCCGATGACGGCGCCCGACGCCAAAATTGA
- a CDS encoding SHOCT domain-containing protein has protein sequence MWHGGDWSTRDWTAMTLMMLLFWGGLIALVVYLARAGDGRNSRGIGASSATPTPDEVLAERFARGEIDEDEFVRRRAVLHGTSKTA, from the coding sequence ATGTGGCACGGCGGCGATTGGAGCACGCGGGACTGGACCGCGATGACCCTGATGATGCTGCTCTTCTGGGGCGGCCTGATCGCCCTGGTGGTCTATCTGGCCCGCGCCGGTGACGGGCGCAACTCTCGCGGCATCGGGGCGAGCTCGGCTACCCCGACGCCGGATGAGGTCCTCGCCGAACGGTTCGCCCGCGGGGAGATCGACGAGGACGAGTTCGTCCGTCGCCGCGCGGTGCTGCACGGCACCAGCAAGACAGCCTGA
- a CDS encoding DUF2933 domain-containing protein produces MQNLWPLLFLLACPLMMVFMMRGMHGGGDKAGHAGTGHDDHVRDPASDNERDRRIAELEHEIVSLRKDDPAEPDAVRGDGHRR; encoded by the coding sequence ATGCAGAACCTATGGCCGTTGCTATTCCTGTTGGCCTGCCCGCTGATGATGGTCTTCATGATGCGCGGGATGCATGGCGGGGGTGACAAGGCCGGGCACGCGGGCACCGGGCACGACGACCACGTCCGTGACCCGGCCTCGGATAACGAACGGGACCGGCGCATTGCCGAGCTGGAGCACGAGATCGTCTCGTTGCGCAAGGACGACCCGGCCGAACCCGACGCCGTGCGCGGTGACGGGCACCGACGGTGA
- a CDS encoding metal-sensitive transcriptional regulator, with amino-acid sequence MTQTAPTSRLRRPGADHEAEIQARLRKASGQLSGVAGMHADGRYCVDVLDQLSAVSAAVDAVALLVLTDHVNSCVREAIEAGDPEEKVAELLAALRRYVRNH; translated from the coding sequence GTGACCCAGACGGCCCCGACCAGCCGGCTCCGTAGGCCGGGGGCCGATCACGAGGCCGAGATTCAAGCGCGGTTGCGCAAGGCCTCGGGACAGCTATCCGGGGTGGCGGGGATGCACGCCGATGGCCGGTACTGCGTGGACGTGCTCGACCAGCTGTCGGCGGTCAGCGCGGCCGTGGACGCGGTCGCGCTGCTGGTGCTCACCGACCACGTCAACTCGTGCGTGCGCGAAGCGATCGAGGCCGGCGACCCGGAGGAGAAGGTCGCCGAGCTCCTCGCCGCGCTCCGCCGCTACGTGCGCAACCACTGA
- a CDS encoding heavy metal translocating P-type ATPase, with the protein MNASDVLVIGLVAVSSLCLVWFFFGSRRPAARTEHRDGAQQVTVVVAGGYTPARIEAVAGVPLRIVFERRESGDCTGRVVFGDLRISRALPAHQQTIVDLGPLAAGHYGFSCAMNMIHGTLVVAPAPDGEPAPAPPTEQSAIKQGVVEVPDAAEVEAADAAAVRAEIADLSRRVTLGAVLTAPVLFAVMAHEVFSADWVPALLLNRWWQLALIAPVMFWTGWPVHRTGWLALRHRAADMNTLITLGTCAAFGYSLLVTLAPAAVPEDVREVYYEAVGVILTLILLGRLIETKAKAGTGEAIRALLGLQARTAHLERDGIEVEVDVADVAPGDVLMVRPGERIPVDGTVLDGSSAVDESMVTGESMPVTKRSWDEVIGATVNQTGSLRMRAERVGADTVLAQVVRLVQSAQASKAPIQRVADAASAVFVPVVMLIALGTFAVWYVAGPAPAFTLALVSAVSVLIIACPCALGLATPLSVMAGTGKGAQSGILIRSAEALETARGLDTIVLDKTGTLTVGAPTLTDIDPLPGQDPDQILRLAAAIEARSEHPLARAVVAAAHDRGLAASEVTGFASVTGRGIRGRVDGRDVLVGTRLLLTENGIDPAPLAPAADRLADEGKTAVLVAVDGAPAGVLAIADTLKPGAAEAVAALRAMGLEVHMLTGDNPRTAAAIARAVGIDHVRAEVLPEHKAEEIARLQAAGHRVGMVGDGINDAPALTQADIGLAIGTGTDVAIEAADITLISGALHGVVTAIALSKATMRNIRQNLFLALVYNGVGIPIAAGVLYPAFGWQLSPMIAGGAMAASSLSVVGNANRLGRYRPPAPAPAGLPHQGGQVAGRQPDQDGPVLTAPPARSAS; encoded by the coding sequence ATGAACGCCTCCGACGTCTTGGTGATCGGTCTCGTCGCCGTGTCGAGCCTGTGCCTGGTGTGGTTCTTCTTCGGCTCGCGCCGCCCCGCGGCGCGGACCGAGCACCGGGACGGCGCCCAGCAGGTGACCGTAGTTGTGGCCGGCGGCTACACCCCGGCCCGCATCGAGGCCGTTGCCGGGGTCCCGCTGCGCATTGTCTTTGAGCGCCGGGAGTCCGGGGATTGCACCGGCCGGGTCGTGTTCGGCGATCTCAGGATCAGTCGCGCCCTGCCGGCGCACCAGCAGACCATCGTGGACCTCGGGCCGCTCGCCGCCGGGCACTACGGCTTCTCCTGCGCGATGAACATGATCCATGGCACCCTCGTCGTCGCTCCCGCCCCGGACGGCGAGCCGGCCCCGGCCCCGCCCACCGAGCAAAGCGCCATCAAGCAGGGCGTTGTCGAGGTGCCTGACGCCGCCGAGGTCGAGGCCGCCGACGCGGCGGCCGTCCGCGCGGAGATCGCCGACCTGTCCCGCCGGGTCACCCTCGGCGCTGTGCTCACGGCGCCCGTGCTGTTCGCGGTGATGGCGCACGAGGTCTTCAGCGCGGACTGGGTCCCGGCGCTCCTGCTGAACCGGTGGTGGCAGCTCGCGCTGATCGCCCCGGTGATGTTCTGGACCGGGTGGCCGGTGCACCGCACCGGCTGGCTCGCGCTGCGGCACCGGGCCGCGGACATGAACACCCTGATCACCCTGGGCACGTGCGCGGCCTTCGGCTACAGCCTGCTGGTCACCCTCGCCCCCGCCGCCGTGCCCGAGGACGTTCGCGAGGTGTACTACGAGGCGGTCGGGGTGATCCTTACCCTGATCCTGCTCGGCCGGCTGATCGAGACCAAAGCCAAGGCCGGCACGGGCGAGGCGATCCGCGCCCTGCTGGGCCTGCAGGCCCGCACCGCACACCTCGAACGGGACGGGATCGAGGTCGAGGTCGACGTCGCCGACGTGGCGCCCGGCGATGTCCTGATGGTCCGGCCCGGGGAAAGGATTCCGGTCGACGGCACCGTGCTGGACGGTTCCTCCGCGGTGGACGAGTCCATGGTGACCGGGGAGTCCATGCCGGTGACCAAGCGGTCCTGGGACGAGGTCATCGGCGCCACCGTCAACCAGACCGGGTCGCTGCGGATGCGCGCGGAACGCGTCGGCGCCGACACCGTGCTGGCCCAGGTCGTGCGGCTCGTGCAGTCCGCGCAGGCGTCCAAGGCCCCCATCCAGCGGGTGGCTGACGCCGCGTCAGCAGTGTTCGTCCCCGTCGTCATGCTCATCGCACTGGGCACGTTCGCGGTCTGGTACGTCGCCGGTCCTGCCCCGGCGTTCACCCTGGCCCTGGTCTCCGCGGTGTCGGTGCTGATCATCGCCTGCCCCTGCGCCCTGGGCCTGGCCACGCCGCTGTCGGTGATGGCCGGCACCGGCAAGGGCGCCCAGTCCGGCATCCTGATCCGCTCGGCCGAGGCGTTGGAGACCGCCCGCGGGCTGGACACGATCGTGCTGGACAAGACCGGCACCCTCACCGTCGGCGCCCCCACCCTCACCGACATCGACCCACTACCCGGCCAGGACCCGGACCAGATACTGCGCCTGGCCGCCGCTATCGAGGCCCGCTCGGAGCATCCCCTGGCCCGCGCCGTCGTCGCCGCCGCGCACGATCGTGGCCTGGCCGCGTCCGAGGTGACCGGCTTCGCCTCAGTCACCGGCCGCGGCATCCGCGGCCGGGTCGACGGGCGCGACGTCCTGGTCGGCACCCGGCTCCTCCTGACGGAGAACGGCATCGACCCGGCCCCGCTCGCCCCCGCCGCGGACCGCCTGGCCGACGAGGGCAAGACCGCCGTCCTGGTCGCCGTCGACGGCGCGCCCGCCGGGGTGCTGGCGATCGCCGACACCCTCAAGCCCGGCGCCGCCGAAGCCGTCGCCGCGCTGCGCGCCATGGGCCTGGAGGTGCACATGCTCACCGGGGACAACCCGCGCACCGCCGCCGCCATCGCCCGGGCGGTCGGCATCGACCACGTCCGCGCCGAGGTGCTACCCGAGCACAAGGCCGAGGAGATAGCCCGCCTCCAAGCCGCCGGGCACCGCGTCGGCATGGTCGGCGACGGCATCAACGACGCCCCCGCGCTCACCCAGGCCGACATCGGCCTGGCCATCGGGACCGGCACCGACGTCGCCATCGAGGCCGCCGACATCACGCTGATCTCCGGGGCCCTGCACGGTGTCGTCACGGCGATCGCGCTGTCCAAGGCCACCATGCGCAACATCCGTCAGAACCTGTTCCTGGCCCTGGTCTACAACGGAGTCGGGATCCCGATCGCCGCCGGTGTGCTCTATCCGGCCTTCGGCTGGCAGCTCTCGCCGATGATCGCCGGCGGGGCCATGGCCGCCTCGTCCCTGTCGGTGGTCGGCAACGCCAACCGGCTGGGCCGCTACCGCCCACCCGCTCCCGCCCCCGCCGGCCTGCCCCACCAGGGCGGCCAGGTCGCGGGACGCCAACCCGATCAGGATGGGCCGGTCCTCACCGCCCCGCCGGCAAGGAGTGCCTCATGA
- a CDS encoding methyltransferase family protein, with translation MNQDYGLWFLVVFDSALMIFFGASFFHPRTKRDWRAMGGYSAFIVALFTEMYGAPLTVYLLSGWLGSRFPQLEATHSGGHLWNDLIGWSGDPHVSPFHLASYAVLIGGFMLISAGWKVLHAAAQHDELATTGPYAWLRHPQYLGFLLIMIGFLLQWPTIPTLVMFPVLAYVYARLARSEEREVAAHFGAEWDAYTARVRPYFPHRPPAPPAAQGPTARRDDDAPLTR, from the coding sequence ATGAACCAGGACTACGGCCTGTGGTTCCTCGTCGTGTTCGACAGCGCCTTGATGATCTTCTTCGGGGCCAGCTTCTTCCACCCGCGCACCAAACGGGACTGGCGGGCGATGGGCGGGTACTCCGCGTTCATCGTGGCGCTGTTCACCGAGATGTACGGCGCCCCGCTGACGGTGTACCTGCTCTCCGGCTGGCTGGGCTCGCGGTTCCCGCAACTGGAGGCCACCCACTCCGGCGGGCACCTGTGGAACGACCTGATCGGCTGGTCCGGCGACCCGCACGTGTCCCCGTTCCACCTGGCCAGCTACGCCGTGCTGATCGGCGGCTTCATGCTCATCTCCGCCGGGTGGAAGGTGCTGCACGCCGCCGCCCAGCACGACGAGTTGGCCACCACCGGGCCCTACGCGTGGTTGCGCCACCCGCAGTACCTGGGCTTCCTGCTCATCATGATCGGGTTCCTGCTGCAGTGGCCCACCATCCCCACCCTGGTGATGTTCCCCGTCCTGGCCTACGTCTACGCCCGCCTCGCTCGCAGCGAAGAACGCGAAGTTGCCGCCCACTTCGGCGCGGAATGGGACGCCTATACCGCACGGGTCCGTCCCTACTTCCCACACCGCCCCCCAGCCCCGCCCGCAGCGCAGGGACCGACAGCCCGGCGAGACGACGACGCCCCGCTCACCCGCTAG
- a CDS encoding ATP-binding cassette domain-containing protein, whose product MSTISTPTTTRGTLAGANTPAQAGSTVLAAAGIEKSYQRGMWPFRRAQPVLRGVDLTVRPGEVVGLVGENGSGKSTLMKILVGQLGADAGTVTHTGRMGYCPQQPVVYERLTCDEHIELFARAYRMSRAAERASRAELYAALGFERYARTRADQLSGGTLAKLNLTLALLADPDLLLLDEPYAGFDWDTYQKFWTLVAERRAAGRAVLIISHFVADEQRFDRIIDLRDGLAVPR is encoded by the coding sequence ATGAGCACGATCAGCACCCCGACCACCACCCGGGGAACCTTGGCCGGCGCGAACACCCCGGCCCAGGCCGGCTCCACGGTGCTGGCCGCAGCCGGGATCGAGAAGTCCTACCAGCGGGGGATGTGGCCCTTCCGGCGCGCCCAGCCGGTGCTGCGCGGGGTGGACCTGACGGTGCGCCCGGGAGAGGTCGTCGGTCTGGTCGGGGAGAACGGGTCGGGCAAGTCCACGCTGATGAAGATCCTGGTCGGGCAGCTGGGCGCCGACGCCGGCACCGTGACGCACACCGGGCGGATGGGCTACTGCCCGCAGCAGCCGGTCGTCTACGAGCGGTTGACCTGCGATGAGCACATCGAGCTGTTCGCCCGCGCGTACCGGATGAGCCGCGCGGCGGAGCGGGCCTCCCGGGCCGAGCTCTACGCAGCGCTCGGCTTCGAGCGCTACGCCCGCACCCGCGCCGACCAGCTCTCCGGCGGCACGCTGGCCAAGCTGAACCTGACGCTGGCTCTGCTGGCCGACCCCGACCTGCTGCTGCTCGACGAGCCGTACGCGGGCTTCGACTGGGACACCTATCAGAAGTTCTGGACCCTCGTGGCCGAGCGGCGGGCCGCCGGGCGCGCGGTGCTGATCATCAGCCATTTCGTCGCCGACGAGCAGCGCTTCGACCGGATCATCGACCTGCGCGACGGGCTGGCCGTCCCGCGATGA
- a CDS encoding ABC transporter permease, whose protein sequence is MSAAPFIRRFLADYARNPVNLVVLVVVPVIFVVVAAGSMANAARVLTGSSGSGVQTASAGWAAAFLAGVAMYFQTRAARSADRRLVLAGLAPAKLVAARAGTGLILALGAATAALLALAARTGIEDPGRVIAGTVMFAVIYLAVGALVGVLVANPTNAMVTILFIWLLDVVFGPAMGSPDRVATRWFPTHFVTLWMIDLPSRHGGRPGDLGWALGVTLAAVAIAWAVLAATTRRARPAPRPTGQMGTALRMGLIGYRRNPVLGILLVIVPVVFILLAKATTQPGPFTLPLAEDGKTVQYTFWLPDVHAGTMVPIALGALSALAGLFVLTDARAGDRRLVLAGFRARTLLTARLGTLAMAVLLITVAALAVTALVFDPRQWPGFIAASVLVAATYGLVGVVLGAIFGRVAGVFIAFLVPFLDLGLGQSPMLRPEPEPWASVLPGYGASRVLLDTGLTNHFDQTGPLLAALAWLVGLALTATALFHRSMPTAPARPGEPGSETRGRAAGDGSRQTDPDDSSTPMTHARIPGAPRPDERRAPVSSR, encoded by the coding sequence ATGAGCGCCGCACCCTTTATCCGCCGCTTCCTGGCCGACTACGCCCGCAACCCGGTCAACCTGGTCGTCCTGGTGGTGGTACCGGTGATCTTCGTCGTTGTCGCCGCCGGGTCGATGGCCAACGCGGCCCGGGTACTCACCGGCAGCAGCGGGTCGGGAGTGCAGACCGCCAGTGCCGGCTGGGCGGCGGCGTTCCTGGCCGGCGTCGCCATGTACTTCCAGACCCGCGCCGCCCGGTCCGCGGATCGCCGCCTCGTCCTGGCCGGGCTCGCCCCCGCGAAGCTGGTGGCCGCCCGGGCCGGGACCGGCCTGATCCTGGCTCTCGGCGCCGCCACCGCCGCCCTGCTGGCCCTGGCCGCCCGCACCGGCATCGAGGACCCGGGGCGGGTGATCGCCGGCACCGTGATGTTCGCGGTGATCTACCTGGCGGTCGGCGCCCTGGTCGGAGTCCTCGTCGCGAACCCGACGAACGCGATGGTGACCATCCTCTTCATCTGGCTCCTCGACGTGGTCTTCGGCCCGGCGATGGGCTCACCGGACCGGGTGGCCACCCGCTGGTTCCCCACCCATTTCGTGACCTTGTGGATGATCGACCTGCCCTCCCGCCACGGCGGGCGCCCCGGTGACCTCGGCTGGGCCCTGGGCGTGACCCTCGCTGCCGTGGCAATCGCGTGGGCGGTACTCGCCGCCACCACCCGCCGCGCCCGCCCCGCCCCCCGCCCGACCGGGCAGATGGGCACCGCGCTGCGGATGGGATTGATCGGCTACCGGCGCAACCCAGTCCTGGGGATCCTGCTGGTCATCGTGCCGGTGGTGTTCATCCTGCTCGCCAAGGCGACCACCCAGCCAGGTCCGTTCACCCTGCCCCTGGCCGAGGACGGCAAGACCGTCCAGTACACCTTCTGGCTGCCCGACGTGCACGCCGGGACCATGGTCCCGATCGCCCTCGGCGCGCTGTCCGCCCTGGCCGGCCTGTTCGTCCTGACCGATGCCCGCGCCGGGGACCGGCGGCTGGTGCTCGCCGGGTTCCGCGCCCGCACCCTGCTCACCGCCCGGCTCGGAACCCTCGCGATGGCCGTGCTGCTGATCACCGTCGCCGCCCTCGCGGTCACCGCACTCGTGTTCGACCCCCGCCAGTGGCCCGGCTTCATCGCCGCCAGCGTCCTGGTGGCCGCCACCTACGGGTTGGTCGGGGTGGTCCTCGGCGCGATCTTCGGCCGCGTCGCCGGAGTCTTCATCGCCTTCCTCGTCCCGTTCCTGGACCTCGGCCTCGGCCAAAGCCCCATGCTCCGTCCCGAACCCGAACCCTGGGCATCGGTGCTGCCCGGCTACGGCGCCAGCCGCGTTCTGCTCGACACCGGCCTGACCAACCACTTCGACCAGACCGGCCCCTTACTCGCCGCACTGGCCTGGTTGGTCGGTCTCGCCCTCACCGCCACCGCCCTGTTCCACCGATCCATGCCGACAGCCCCTGCCCGTCCGGGCGAACCGGGCTCCGAAACCCGAGGACGAGCAGCCGGCGACGGATCACGACAGACCGACCCCGACGACTCGTCCACTCCGATGACCCACGCCCGAATTCCCGGCGCCCCGCGTCCAGACGAAAGGCGAGCACCTGTGAGTAGCCGATAG
- a CDS encoding LemA family protein, which translates to MITAANAPAPASAVATSSRQPRCVVVVHDPRSRTRPQLVIVGAALIVGTGAVSTDNGLVRARNRVDAAWSHITVQLWRRYDLIANLVETDKAYAAHEKATFEAVTAARSGAMNTQGRGDPAKSAVTNNILTDTLKTLFAVAEACPGLKANQNLLARQSTSRRPDGPTSQTPCMARQPTCR; encoded by the coding sequence ATGATCACCGCGGCGAACGCCCCAGCACCAGCGTCGGCGGTCGCCACCAGTTCCCGCCAGCCGCGCTGCGTGGTGGTCGTGCACGACCCGAGGAGCCGAACGCGTCCACAACTCGTCATCGTAGGCGCCGCCCTGATCGTCGGGACCGGGGCGGTCTCGACAGACAACGGGCTGGTCCGCGCCCGCAACCGGGTCGATGCAGCGTGGTCGCACATCACTGTGCAGCTGTGGCGGCGCTACGACTTGATCGCCAACCTGGTCGAAACGGACAAGGCTTATGCGGCACACGAGAAGGCCACCTTCGAGGCAGTGACCGCGGCACGGTCAGGCGCCATGAACACCCAAGGGAGAGGTGACCCGGCCAAGTCCGCCGTAACGAACAACATCCTCACCGACACGCTCAAGACCCTGTTCGCCGTGGCGGAGGCCTGCCCCGGCCTGAAGGCGAACCAGAACCTTCTCGCGCGGCAGTCGACATCACGCCGACCGGACGGCCCGACATCGCAGACACCCTGCATGGCGCGTCAGCCGACCTGCCGATGA
- a CDS encoding TerC family protein, which produces MTSTPLWLWVTFVAVVTVALAVDLLAHRRNRVIGFAEAARWSIVWVSAGLAFGGLVTAVRGTDAGVEYTSAWLLEKSLSVDNLFVFALIFAHFGVPRQYQHRVLFFGVLGALVFRAVFLSLGVAVVSRFTVILFVFAALLIWSAARLSRGQKQQFDPARSLGIRLLRRLVPVRDTYAGSAFFVRETGRLVATPLLAVVAAVEAADLMFAIDSVPAVLAVSSDPFIVYTSNVFAILGLRALYFLLDGLLARFRLLSRGLALILAFIGVKLALQAAHKSISPNVPEIPSPLSLTVIIAVLTTSLAWSLLRPAPTSVSQPVTCEPHGATCDCLHRDRRRRHPSAPER; this is translated from the coding sequence ATGACATCGACACCGTTGTGGCTGTGGGTCACCTTCGTCGCCGTCGTCACCGTCGCCTTGGCCGTGGACCTGCTGGCCCACCGCAGGAATCGAGTCATCGGCTTCGCCGAAGCGGCCCGGTGGAGCATCGTGTGGGTGAGCGCAGGCCTCGCCTTCGGCGGGCTTGTCACGGCCGTGCGCGGTACCGACGCCGGCGTGGAATACACGAGCGCGTGGCTGCTGGAGAAAAGCCTGTCAGTGGACAACCTGTTCGTCTTCGCCCTGATCTTCGCCCACTTCGGCGTCCCACGGCAGTACCAACACCGCGTGTTGTTCTTCGGCGTGCTCGGCGCACTGGTCTTCCGCGCGGTCTTCCTATCCCTCGGCGTCGCCGTCGTGTCCCGGTTCACCGTGATCCTGTTCGTCTTCGCCGCCCTGCTTATCTGGAGCGCGGCAAGGCTCAGCCGCGGGCAAAAACAGCAGTTCGACCCCGCCCGAAGCCTCGGCATCCGCCTACTGCGTCGGCTCGTGCCCGTCCGCGACACCTACGCCGGGTCGGCCTTCTTCGTCCGCGAGACCGGGCGCCTTGTCGCCACACCGCTCCTCGCCGTCGTCGCTGCCGTGGAAGCCGCCGACCTGATGTTCGCAATCGACAGCGTGCCCGCTGTACTGGCCGTCAGCAGCGATCCGTTCATCGTCTACACCAGCAACGTCTTTGCCATCCTCGGACTGCGGGCGCTGTACTTCCTGCTCGACGGACTGCTGGCCAGATTCCGGCTGTTGAGCAGAGGACTGGCGCTCATTCTGGCCTTCATCGGCGTGAAGCTCGCCCTGCAGGCAGCGCACAAGAGCATCAGCCCCAACGTTCCCGAAATACCCTCGCCCCTGAGTCTGACCGTCATCATCGCGGTGTTGACCACCAGCCTCGCCTGGAGTCTGCTGCGGCCCGCGCCGACGTCAGTGTCCCAACCAGTCACATGCGAACCGCACGGCGCCACGTGCGATTGCCTGCACCGCGACCGTCGACGCCGCCATCCCTCGGCACCGGAACGATGA